Within Thermus sp. CCB_US3_UF1, the genomic segment ACCCCTTCGCCCCTGAGGAGGTGGAGGGGCTCATCCGCTTCGCCCAGGCGGTCAGCCTGCAACTGGACCGCCTGAGCGACCTGGAGGACCGCCGGCTCCTGGCGGAACTTTCCGAGCGCCTGCAAAGCGCTTCCCGCCTCGAGGAGGCCGGGCACAAGGCCTTGGCCCTGGTGGTCCAGGCCCTGGGGTTGGAGTCGGGGGCCCTTTGGGAGGTGCGGGGGGCGCGGATGGAGGCCCTGGCCTCCTTTGGCGTGGAGGAGGAAAGCCTAAAGGCGGTCCTCCGCCAGGGCCTCCCCTACGGGATGGGCCTGGCCTGGCAGGTCTACGAGACGGGAAGCCCCCTCTTCACCGCCCGCTACGCCGAGGAGGCCCGGGTGGTGCCGGCCCTCAAGGCCTTGGGCTGGCGTACCTTCGCCGCCTTGCCCGTGCCCTCCCCCAAGGCCCCCCGGAGCCGGCGGGTCCTGGTGGTGGGGCAGCGGGCGGAGCGGCTTTGGTGCAAAGGGGAGGTGGAACTCCTCCTCCTCATAAGCCGCACCTTGGGCCTGGGTCTGGAGCGCCTTTCCGAGCGGGCGCGGCACGAGGGGGTGAACCGCCTATTCCTGGAGCTTCTGGAAAACCCCCTGGAGGGGCTTTACTCCCGGGTCCTGGAGGAAGCCATCCGCCAGGTACCGGGCTCGGAGGTGGGAAGCCTTCTGGTGCTGGAGGAGGGGGTCTACCGCTACCAGGCGGCCCTGGGGTACGACCTGGAGGCCCTGGCCTCCGTGACCTTCACCCCAGAGGCCATGCTCCTGTGGTACGGAAAGGGCGAGGCCCAGGCCAAAGAGGGGGAGCCCCGGATCATGAGCCTGGAGGAGCGGGACATCCCCGAGGTGAGCCACCAGACCGCCCCTAAGGAGGTCATGGACACCGCTGGCCGGGCCTGGGAGATCCAGGCCAACCTCTGCCTCCCCATCCCCTATAAGGGGGAGGTCCTGGCCTACCTCAACCTGGACAACCTCCACGACCCCCGGGCCTTCGGCCCGGACTCCCTGGAGGCGGCCCGCTTCTTCGCCGCCCCCCTGGCCACCCTCCTGCACGAACGGCGCACCCGGAAGCTCCTGGAGGAGGCCGCCCTTACCGACCCCCTTACGGGCCTCGGGAACC encodes:
- a CDS encoding diguanylate cyclase, producing MVLPYPLIAAGSLLLGLLVGLLGYSDPYILPWFMVFTATTASLYGLGWGVVAAALSALLLLPFPGFSPVALALLLLAAYLAHDLGRNLRQAQHRARALAQGQRLLAEALEALPQAESRQALLQSLPERLAALGEGGHVGVWVPSPGGFRLLASVPPLGLSEIPERGLVGRAFRQGEPVHVPDVRQEPAYLGVPGHQALAELALPLKRRGEPVAVLNLERAHPFAPEEVEGLIRFAQAVSLQLDRLSDLEDRRLLAELSERLQSASRLEEAGHKALALVVQALGLESGALWEVRGARMEALASFGVEEESLKAVLRQGLPYGMGLAWQVYETGSPLFTARYAEEARVVPALKALGWRTFAALPVPSPKAPRSRRVLVVGQRAERLWCKGEVELLLLISRTLGLGLERLSERARHEGVNRLFLELLENPLEGLYSRVLEEAIRQVPGSEVGSLLVLEEGVYRYQAALGYDLEALASVTFTPEAMLLWYGKGEAQAKEGEPRIMSLEERDIPEVSHQTAPKEVMDTAGRAWEIQANLCLPIPYKGEVLAYLNLDNLHDPRAFGPDSLEAARFFAAPLATLLHERRTRKLLEEAALTDPLTGLGNRRAFDRAFLEELKRAERYGYPLSLAVLDLKGFKQVNDRLGHAAGDLALLKVAEALTRERRNGDRLFRWGGDEFAALFPHTAKEGAIAAAFRYARAIEGVCLQGLCLGVSIGVATYPEDGDVPDALLSAADTRMYQAKAQGLAVVA